The following proteins are co-located in the Dietzia timorensis genome:
- a CDS encoding P-II family nitrogen regulator produces MKLVTAIIKPFTLDDVKEALEQQGVYGITVSEVQGFGRQKGHTEVYRGAEYTVDFVPKLKAEIAVSDDDVDGVVQAIVDAARTGKIGDGKVWVTPIDTIVRVRTGETDGDAV; encoded by the coding sequence ATGAAGCTGGTCACAGCCATCATCAAGCCGTTCACTCTGGACGACGTCAAAGAAGCACTCGAACAGCAGGGTGTCTATGGAATCACGGTGTCGGAGGTCCAGGGATTCGGCCGCCAGAAGGGACACACCGAGGTCTACCGCGGCGCCGAATACACCGTCGACTTCGTACCCAAGCTCAAGGCCGAGATCGCGGTGAGCGACGACGACGTCGACGGCGTCGTCCAGGCCATCGTCGACGCCGCCCGCACGGGAAAGATCGGCGACGGCAAGGTATGGGTCACCCCGATCGACACCATCGTCCGCGTCCGCACCGGCGAAACCGACGGCGACGCCGTATAG
- the rpsP gene encoding 30S ribosomal protein S16 codes for MAVKIKLTRLGKIRNPQYRIIVADARTRRDGRALETLGLYRPKENPSYIELDSERAQYWLGVGAQPTEAVEAILKVTGDWQKFKGIEGAEGSLKTAEEKPSKLDLFNKALEEASNEPTAEAITSKRKADKAKKAEEEAAAKAKAEEEAAEAKAAEEAGESEEAAPAEEDKAAE; via the coding sequence ATGGCAGTCAAGATCAAGCTCACCCGTCTCGGTAAGATCCGTAACCCGCAGTACCGCATCATCGTCGCCGATGCGCGTACCCGCCGCGACGGCCGCGCCCTGGAGACCCTCGGCCTGTACCGCCCCAAGGAGAACCCGAGCTACATCGAGCTCGACTCCGAGCGCGCACAGTACTGGCTCGGCGTCGGCGCACAGCCGACCGAGGCTGTCGAGGCCATCCTCAAGGTGACCGGCGACTGGCAGAAGTTCAAGGGCATCGAGGGCGCCGAGGGCTCCCTGAAGACCGCCGAGGAGAAGCCGTCGAAGCTCGACCTGTTCAACAAGGCCCTCGAAGAGGCCTCGAACGAGCCGACCGCCGAGGCCATCACCTCCAAGCGCAAGGCCGATAAGGCCAAGAAGGCCGAAGAAGAGGCCGCTGCCAAGGCCAAGGCCGAGGAAGAGGCCGCAGAGGCCAAGGCCGCCGAGGAAGCCGGCGAGTCCGAAGAGGCCGCCCCGGCCGAGGAAGACAAGGCTGCGGAGTAA
- a CDS encoding ammonium transporter, which translates to MLMAASLVLLMTPGLAFFYGGMSRQKSVLNMMMMSFGAMGVIAIVYILWGWSMSYGTQAIAGIFANPFEQFGLAGVIGDADGWVAGATGTYPQVIDVGFQVTFAIITCALISGAIAERTKFGTWLAFTALWVTLCYFPLAHMVWGGGLLGDGETGFASWIFGSTDGEANVAPVDFAGGTVVHINAGMAGLVLAVLIGKRLGFGKTAFRPHNLPFVMLGAALLWFGWFGFNAGSAFAADGAAGLAWVNTTAATAAAMLGWLATERLRDGHATSLGAASGIVAGLVAITPAAGSVHPLGAIAIGAIAGALAALAISLKNRFGYDDALDVVGVHLVAGLWGTIAIGFFATGTFGTAPGLFYGGDGWKLLVVQIVIALVALVFTAIMTTVCFYVLKPLGWRIDEADESAGIDGAEHAETAYESQTQALRG; encoded by the coding sequence ATGCTCATGGCCGCGTCGCTTGTTTTGCTCATGACCCCGGGCCTGGCGTTCTTCTACGGCGGCATGTCCCGCCAGAAGTCCGTGCTCAACATGATGATGATGTCGTTCGGCGCGATGGGCGTCATCGCCATCGTCTACATCCTGTGGGGCTGGTCGATGTCCTACGGGACCCAGGCCATCGCGGGGATCTTCGCCAACCCCTTCGAGCAGTTCGGCCTTGCCGGCGTCATCGGTGACGCCGACGGCTGGGTCGCCGGGGCCACCGGCACCTACCCGCAGGTCATAGACGTCGGATTCCAGGTGACCTTCGCGATCATCACCTGCGCGCTGATCTCCGGCGCGATCGCCGAGCGCACCAAGTTCGGCACATGGCTCGCATTCACCGCGCTGTGGGTGACGCTGTGCTACTTCCCGCTCGCGCACATGGTCTGGGGCGGCGGTCTACTCGGGGACGGAGAGACCGGATTCGCTTCGTGGATCTTCGGCTCTACAGATGGTGAGGCAAACGTCGCGCCCGTCGACTTCGCCGGCGGCACCGTCGTACACATCAATGCCGGCATGGCCGGTCTCGTTCTCGCGGTTCTCATCGGCAAGCGCCTCGGATTCGGTAAGACCGCCTTCCGCCCGCACAACCTCCCGTTCGTCATGCTCGGCGCGGCGCTGCTGTGGTTCGGCTGGTTCGGGTTCAATGCGGGCTCGGCGTTCGCTGCCGACGGCGCAGCCGGACTCGCCTGGGTCAACACCACCGCAGCCACCGCCGCCGCGATGCTCGGCTGGCTCGCGACCGAGCGCCTCCGGGACGGACACGCGACTTCCTTGGGCGCAGCGTCCGGCATCGTCGCCGGCCTCGTCGCCATCACCCCGGCGGCCGGCTCGGTCCATCCGTTGGGCGCCATCGCGATCGGCGCCATCGCCGGAGCCCTCGCCGCGCTCGCGATCAGCCTGAAGAACCGCTTCGGATACGACGACGCACTCGACGTCGTGGGCGTCCACCTCGTCGCCGGACTCTGGGGCACGATCGCCATCGGCTTCTTCGCCACTGGCACCTTCGGCACCGCCCCGGGCCTGTTCTATGGCGGCGACGGCTGGAAGCTGCTCGTCGTGCAGATCGTTATCGCTCTGGTCGCGCTCGTGTTCACCGCGATCATGACCACCGTCTGCTTCTATGTCCTCAAACCGCTCGGTTGGAGGATTGACGAAGCCGACGAGTCGGCGGGAATCGACGGCGCGGAGCACGCCGAAACCGCGTACGAGAGCCAGACCCAGGCGCTGCGCGGATAG
- the ftsY gene encoding signal recognition particle-docking protein FtsY has product MNTTAWIIVAVVVIVLLAILAIAIGLWRRSQNKISFSKETETEEPKEITQQERSGNYQAGTGFSFAPAEKEKVRRDEPSAKAAAPAPEKSAPEKTETPTSDDEATDSQAPEKPAGAGRAAATGAAAGAGAAAAAGAATAAGESKDTDENAETPDSDAEATEKAAVDKDTGTGTAATAEPSAEGSEKDEPAADEAAAEQATEVAGDAPETTHPDTVAVPAPAEPTEEIAPTDGRMHRLRGRLSRSNNTVGKSLLGLLGAGDLDDEAWEEIEDTLIMADLGSETTMRIVDRLRSEIASKQVRTEDDVRALLRQALIDNLHPEFDRSVRALPGDGKPAVILVVGVNGTGKTTTTGKLARVLVADGRTILLGAADTFRAAAADQLQTWGERVGAETVRGKEAADPAAVAFDAVSRGIESEVDAVLVDTAGRLHTKVGLMDQLGKVKRVVEKRTNVDEVLLVIDATTGQNGLQQARVFRDVVDITGVVLTKLDGTAKGGIVFQVQHELDVPVKLVGLGEGADDLAPFVPEAFVDALLA; this is encoded by the coding sequence GTGAATACCACTGCCTGGATTATCGTCGCCGTCGTTGTCATCGTCCTGCTGGCGATCCTCGCGATCGCCATCGGCCTCTGGCGCCGCTCGCAGAACAAGATCTCCTTCTCCAAGGAAACAGAGACCGAAGAGCCCAAGGAGATCACCCAGCAGGAGCGCTCGGGCAACTACCAGGCCGGCACCGGCTTCTCTTTTGCCCCGGCGGAGAAAGAAAAGGTTCGCCGCGACGAGCCCTCGGCTAAAGCCGCGGCACCCGCGCCGGAAAAGTCTGCGCCGGAAAAGACCGAAACACCCACGTCTGACGACGAAGCCACCGATTCGCAAGCCCCCGAAAAGCCCGCCGGGGCTGGACGTGCGGCAGCGACTGGCGCGGCCGCCGGAGCCGGCGCAGCCGCGGCGGCAGGGGCGGCAACCGCCGCAGGCGAGTCGAAAGACACCGACGAGAATGCCGAGACCCCGGACTCCGACGCCGAGGCAACCGAAAAGGCCGCCGTCGACAAGGACACGGGCACGGGCACGGCTGCTACCGCCGAGCCGTCGGCGGAAGGGTCAGAGAAGGACGAACCGGCCGCTGATGAGGCAGCCGCCGAACAGGCCACCGAAGTGGCAGGCGATGCCCCGGAAACGACGCACCCAGACACCGTCGCCGTCCCGGCTCCCGCCGAACCCACCGAGGAGATCGCCCCGACCGATGGGCGCATGCACCGCCTTCGCGGGCGCCTTTCGCGATCGAACAACACCGTCGGCAAGAGCCTCCTCGGCCTGCTCGGTGCCGGCGACCTCGACGACGAGGCGTGGGAGGAGATCGAGGACACTCTGATCATGGCCGACCTCGGAAGCGAGACGACCATGCGTATCGTCGATCGGCTCCGTTCGGAGATCGCCTCCAAGCAGGTGCGCACGGAGGACGATGTTCGCGCACTCCTGCGTCAGGCGCTCATCGATAACCTCCATCCCGAGTTCGACCGCTCCGTTCGCGCCCTCCCGGGAGACGGCAAGCCCGCCGTCATCCTCGTGGTTGGTGTCAATGGAACGGGGAAGACGACGACGACAGGCAAACTCGCACGGGTACTCGTCGCCGACGGCCGTACGATCCTGCTCGGCGCCGCCGATACCTTCCGTGCCGCAGCCGCGGACCAGCTGCAAACCTGGGGCGAGCGCGTCGGCGCGGAAACCGTGCGAGGCAAGGAAGCGGCCGATCCGGCGGCCGTGGCATTCGATGCCGTTTCGCGAGGTATCGAATCCGAGGTCGACGCCGTGCTCGTCGACACGGCAGGGCGCCTACACACCAAGGTCGGGCTCATGGATCAGCTCGGCAAGGTCAAACGCGTCGTGGAAAAGCGCACCAACGTCGATGAGGTGCTCCTCGTTATTGATGCGACGACCGGGCAGAACGGGCTGCAGCAGGCGCGCGTGTTCCGCGACGTCGTCGACATCACCGGAGTCGTGCTCACCAAGCTCGACGGCACCGCCAAGGGCGGCATCGTGTTCCAGGTCCAGCACGAGCTCGATGTGCCGGTCAAGCTCGTCGGGCTCGGGGAGGGCGCCGATGACCTCGCGCCGTTCGTTCCCGAGGCGTTTGTCGACGCGCTACTGGCTTAG
- the ffh gene encoding signal recognition particle protein → MFESLSDRLTSALKDLRGKGRLTDADIDATAREIRLALLEADVALPVVREFISRIKERAKGAEVSGALNPAQQVVKIVNEELTGILGGESRPLNYAKQPPTVIMLAGLQGAGKTTLAGKLANWFKSQKHTPMLVACDLQRPGAVDQLKIVGDRANVPVFAPHPGTSVGGDGEPIGVAEPVDVANRAIAHARAKMHDVVIVDTAGRLGIDEELMAQARGIRDAVEPDETFFVLDAMVGQDAVTTAEAFRDGVGFTGVVLTKLDGDARGGAALSVRELTGTPIMFASNGEKLEDFDVFHPDRMASRILGMGDVLSLIEQAETVFDQKQAEEAASKIGSGELTLEDFLDQMLMIRRMGPLGNIIGMLPGGKEMKDAVGDIDEKYLDRIQAIIRGMTPEERANPKIINGSRRLRIANGSGVKVSDVNQLVDRFFEAKKMMGRMAGQMGMPGSRSATKRRKGKGKKGKKGGRGPTQPKNRMNMPGMPPGMQMPPGMDMPGGPGAAAAGGKGAPDLSGNPPGLDQLPPGLEGIDLSKLSFPK, encoded by the coding sequence GTGTTCGAATCGCTTTCCGATCGGCTCACAAGTGCGCTCAAGGATCTGCGCGGCAAGGGCCGGCTCACGGATGCGGATATCGACGCCACCGCACGCGAGATCCGTCTCGCGCTACTCGAAGCGGACGTGGCGCTGCCCGTCGTGCGTGAATTCATTTCCCGCATCAAGGAGCGCGCCAAGGGCGCCGAGGTCTCCGGCGCGCTCAACCCGGCGCAGCAGGTCGTCAAGATCGTCAACGAGGAGCTCACCGGGATTCTCGGTGGCGAGTCGCGCCCGCTCAACTACGCGAAGCAGCCGCCGACGGTGATCATGCTCGCCGGCCTCCAGGGCGCCGGTAAGACCACGCTCGCGGGCAAGCTGGCGAACTGGTTCAAGAGCCAGAAGCACACCCCTATGCTTGTGGCGTGTGACCTGCAGCGTCCCGGCGCCGTGGACCAGCTCAAGATCGTCGGCGACCGCGCGAATGTCCCCGTGTTCGCCCCGCACCCGGGCACGTCCGTCGGTGGTGACGGCGAGCCGATCGGTGTCGCCGAGCCGGTCGATGTCGCCAACCGGGCCATCGCGCACGCTCGGGCGAAGATGCACGACGTGGTCATCGTCGACACCGCCGGCCGGTTGGGTATCGACGAAGAACTCATGGCGCAGGCCCGCGGGATCCGCGATGCCGTTGAACCGGACGAGACGTTCTTCGTTCTCGACGCGATGGTCGGCCAGGACGCGGTGACGACGGCGGAGGCGTTCCGCGACGGCGTCGGATTCACCGGCGTCGTGCTCACCAAGCTCGACGGCGACGCCCGCGGTGGCGCCGCGCTGTCGGTGCGCGAGCTCACCGGCACGCCGATCATGTTCGCCTCGAACGGTGAGAAGCTCGAGGACTTCGACGTCTTCCACCCGGACCGCATGGCGAGCCGCATCCTCGGCATGGGCGACGTGCTGTCCCTCATCGAGCAGGCGGAGACGGTCTTCGATCAGAAGCAGGCCGAGGAGGCCGCGTCGAAGATCGGCAGCGGCGAGCTCACGCTCGAGGACTTCCTCGATCAGATGCTCATGATCCGTCGGATGGGTCCGCTCGGCAACATCATCGGCATGCTCCCCGGTGGCAAGGAAATGAAGGACGCGGTCGGGGATATCGACGAAAAGTATCTCGACCGCATCCAGGCGATCATCCGCGGTATGACGCCGGAGGAGCGCGCCAACCCGAAGATCATCAACGGTTCACGCCGCTTGCGCATCGCCAACGGCTCGGGTGTCAAGGTCTCCGACGTCAACCAGTTGGTCGATCGGTTCTTCGAGGCGAAGAAGATGATGGGCCGGATGGCCGGGCAGATGGGGATGCCCGGCTCGCGCTCGGCGACCAAGCGTCGCAAGGGCAAGGGGAAGAAGGGCAAGAAGGGCGGACGCGGACCGACGCAGCCAAAGAACAGGATGAACATGCCCGGCATGCCTCCGGGGATGCAGATGCCGCCCGGGATGGATATGCCCGGCGGTCCGGGGGCTGCGGCTGCCGGCGGAAAGGGCGCCCCGGACCTGAGTGGCAACCCGCCCGGGCTCGACCAGCTGCCGCCCGGACTCGAGGGCATCGACCTGTCGAAGCTGTCCTTCCCGAAGTAG
- a CDS encoding [protein-PII] uridylyltransferase — protein MVTISAQELKGELAGGRAGLIDSALAGTLDSQGLRSAMTELYDLVLGRLATRAGIVPGSGYALCAFGGLGRREMLPYSDLDLVLLYDGGRAANLQETADALWYPLWDSGLSIDHSVRTPEQCLTLAAEDPKVALSMLELRHIAGDPALYEKAASGARTAWRKVVHSKLDDLVDQIAARRQRSGAIAHRTEPDLKYGEGGLRDAQILDALAEANVANEAIAVIPDAPGRSAREARKLLLDVRTCLHLVGGKSRDILHAQFAEDVARLLHYDDRFALARDLSNASRTIAFATDLGVRTARGAIPRRGLAALRRAPARRPLAEGVVEQGGEVVLARGARPERDDSLLLRVATASARHGIPISAGTLRRLADGAPSLRDESSPVYLDNLVSLLGTGELAIGVIETLDRSGLWDRILPEWAAVRDLPSRSAMHVFTVDRHQVEVVAEATRLATEVSRPDLLLICALIHDIGKGRQRDHSVLGAELAAVICARLGMPARDAERVVKVVRHHLLLAKTAASRDASDPATAEEILTHLGTRDRVTFELLVALTEADSRATGPGVWTPWKAHVHSTLAATCVPYVDNVAPAPPELTPADGPSVTANIRITEGAYATRYVLEAEVDGGTGGLADVLLVLAARGIEVVRAQTLRVEQGEAGEIHRVLADISTLFGTPSDPALVAQDLRALSSSTVRSRLHSKVDRRQQEAWTAAGARPRVWFEHDIGEAGGSESRSGLLRVRSADRPGLLAELIGACRAAGVEVEWSRAETFGEFIADTLYVSGISDAPGGTERLVDAVRAMLPSPPPEAEENR, from the coding sequence ATGGTCACCATTTCGGCACAGGAACTCAAAGGCGAACTCGCCGGCGGGCGGGCCGGCCTCATCGACTCCGCCCTTGCAGGCACTCTGGATTCGCAGGGCCTCCGCAGCGCTATGACCGAGTTGTACGACCTCGTCCTCGGCCGGCTCGCCACGCGCGCGGGAATCGTCCCGGGATCCGGGTACGCGCTGTGCGCCTTCGGCGGCCTCGGGCGGCGGGAGATGCTGCCGTATTCCGACCTCGACTTGGTCTTGTTGTATGACGGCGGACGTGCCGCGAACCTCCAGGAGACCGCGGATGCCCTCTGGTATCCGCTGTGGGATTCGGGACTGTCGATCGACCACTCCGTGCGCACTCCCGAGCAGTGCCTAACTCTCGCGGCCGAGGATCCCAAAGTCGCTCTGAGCATGCTCGAACTCCGGCACATCGCCGGAGATCCCGCGCTGTACGAAAAGGCCGCGTCCGGCGCGCGCACCGCGTGGCGCAAGGTCGTCCACTCCAAGCTCGACGACCTCGTTGACCAGATCGCCGCTCGAAGGCAGCGCTCGGGCGCCATCGCCCACCGCACCGAGCCGGACCTCAAGTATGGCGAGGGCGGACTACGTGACGCCCAGATACTCGACGCGCTCGCCGAGGCTAACGTCGCGAACGAGGCCATCGCCGTCATCCCCGACGCTCCGGGACGCAGCGCACGCGAGGCCCGGAAGCTGCTGCTCGATGTGCGTACGTGTCTCCACCTTGTCGGTGGCAAGTCCCGCGACATCCTCCACGCACAGTTCGCCGAGGACGTCGCGCGACTGCTGCACTACGACGACCGGTTCGCGCTCGCGCGCGACCTGTCGAACGCCTCGAGGACCATCGCCTTCGCCACCGACCTCGGCGTCCGCACGGCACGCGGCGCGATCCCGCGGCGCGGGCTAGCGGCGCTGCGCCGGGCGCCTGCGCGACGCCCGCTCGCCGAGGGCGTCGTCGAACAGGGCGGGGAAGTGGTCCTCGCCCGCGGCGCCCGGCCCGAGCGCGACGACTCGCTGTTGCTACGGGTGGCCACGGCGTCCGCGCGGCACGGCATTCCCATCTCTGCGGGAACGCTGCGCCGCCTCGCCGACGGCGCGCCCTCGCTGCGCGACGAATCCTCGCCGGTGTACCTCGACAACCTCGTGTCGCTGCTGGGGACGGGGGAGTTGGCGATCGGTGTTATCGAAACCCTCGACAGGTCCGGGCTGTGGGACCGGATCCTGCCGGAATGGGCGGCGGTGCGAGACCTGCCGTCGCGCTCGGCGATGCACGTCTTCACCGTCGACCGCCACCAGGTCGAGGTGGTCGCCGAAGCCACGCGGCTGGCGACCGAGGTCTCCCGCCCGGACCTACTGCTCATCTGCGCGCTGATCCACGACATCGGCAAGGGGCGCCAGCGAGACCACAGCGTGCTCGGCGCCGAGCTCGCCGCGGTGATCTGCGCGCGCCTGGGAATGCCCGCCCGGGACGCCGAACGAGTAGTCAAGGTGGTGCGGCACCACCTCCTGCTCGCCAAGACCGCGGCGAGCCGCGACGCGAGCGACCCTGCCACCGCCGAGGAGATCCTCACGCACCTCGGGACACGGGATCGTGTCACCTTCGAACTGCTTGTCGCGCTCACCGAGGCGGATTCTCGCGCCACCGGGCCGGGCGTGTGGACGCCGTGGAAGGCACACGTGCACAGCACGCTAGCCGCCACGTGTGTCCCGTACGTCGACAATGTCGCCCCGGCTCCGCCCGAACTGACACCGGCGGACGGTCCGTCTGTGACGGCGAACATCCGCATCACCGAGGGCGCCTATGCCACCCGCTACGTGCTCGAGGCGGAGGTAGACGGCGGAACCGGGGGACTGGCGGACGTCCTACTCGTCCTCGCTGCGCGCGGAATCGAGGTCGTCCGCGCCCAGACGCTGCGCGTGGAACAGGGGGAGGCGGGCGAGATACACAGAGTTCTGGCCGACATCTCGACCCTATTCGGCACGCCGTCGGACCCGGCCCTGGTCGCCCAGGACCTGCGCGCTTTGTCGAGCTCGACGGTTCGCTCCCGCCTGCACAGCAAGGTCGACCGCCGTCAACAAGAGGCGTGGACGGCAGCCGGGGCGCGTCCGCGGGTGTGGTTCGAGCACGACATCGGGGAGGCAGGCGGTTCGGAATCGCGATCGGGTCTGCTGCGCGTGCGCAGCGCGGACCGTCCGGGTCTGCTCGCGGAGCTGATTGGGGCGTGCCGCGCCGCCGGGGTGGAGGTCGAGTGGTCGAGGGCCGAAACGTTCGGCGAGTTCATCGCGGACACGCTGTATGTGAGTGGAATCTCTGATGCCCCGGGCGGGACCGAACGGCTCGTCGATGCCGTCCGCGCGATGTTGCCGAGCCCGCCGCCCGAGGCCGAGGAGAACCGATGA